One genomic window of Cinclus cinclus chromosome 6, bCinCin1.1, whole genome shotgun sequence includes the following:
- the C6H14orf180 gene encoding nutritionally-regulated adipose and cardiac enriched protein homolog, with protein sequence MWEASCCHPEYMSQICPASLSDPSAKELRTDDSSYPPSILRKRPPVDQAVGEKRRAERRVRFREPEEVIEHVISCCDYVVADDRTSSGLPVLLWLSFCAVLILAVSLYYTSMKQDVKVLEEFQSRLVIFFLHIRHVAQRCWTWFMRQ encoded by the exons ATGTGGGAGGCTTCATGTTGTCATCCAGAGTACATGTCCCAAATATGTCCAGCCTCACTTTCTGACCCTAGTGCCAAAGAGCTGCGG ACAGATGACAGTAGCTATCCTCCTTCCATACTGAGAAAAAGGCCACCTGTCGACCAAGCTGTGGGGGAAAAGCGGAGAGCAGAGAGAAGGGTTCGATTTCGTGAGCCAGAAGAAGTCATTGAACATG TCATTTCCTGCTGTGACTACGTAGTGG CAGATGACAGGACATCATCTGGATTGCCTGTGCTCCTGTGGCTCTCATTTTGTGCAGTGCTGATCCTTGCCGTGAGTCTCTACTACACCAGCATGAAGCAAGATGTCAAAGTCCTGGAGGAATTTCAATCCCGACTTGTCATCTTCTTTCTTCATATAAGACATGTTGCTCAGAGGTGCTGGACTTGGTTTATGAGGCAGTAG